Sequence from the Pedobacter sp. D749 genome:
GTTAACATGCAAAAATGTGGCATTAGCCCTTGCATTCTTTTTAACCGTTTCTATTAGCGGCTGTAAGAAAAAAGACATTACCCAGGATGAAACCTTAACTGGTCCGGCTAAAAAAGAATCAACCGCATCTCCGTCGGCAATCGGTGTAACTGGTCCAAAAGGTGTATGTTATGTAGAAGTGAACAATGCCGATATCCGAAACGTAGGAAAGTATAAACTTTCTACAGGGCAACAGCTGTTCGACATTGCGATTATTTTTGCTGCCAACATCAATTACAATACCTCAACTCAAAAAGCTGAATTATTCTTCAACACAAATGTTTCCAATGTTTTGAATAATAAAACAACTTACATTAAACCTTTACAAGATAAGGGTATAAAAGTGCTGCTTTCCATTTTGGGTAACCACCAGGGTGCAGGCTTTTGTAATTTCACCTCTCAAGCCTCGGCACAGGCCTTTGCGCAGCAATTGGCAAATGCCGTTAATACTTATGGGCTTGATGGTATTGATTTTGATGATGAATATGCAGAATATGGTAATAACGGTACCGGCCAGCCAAATTCCAGTTCATTTGTATACCTCATAACCGCATTGAGATCATTACTGCCGAACAAAATCATTTCATTTTACTTCTATGGCCCGGCAGCATCAAGATTATCATATAACGGCGTTACCGTAGGATCTAAAGTAAACTATAGCTGGAATGCCATCTACGGAAGTTATTCGGTTCCAAATATACCCGGATTGGCCAAAGCAAATCTTGGTCCTGCAGCAATAGATATTCAGGCTACCAGCTCATCTACAGCAGCATCTTTAGCTACACAAACCGTTAATAATGGTTATGGCATTTACCTTTACTATAATTTACCCAACAGCGATGTGCATACTTATTTATCAAGCATATCAAGCAACTTATATGGTGGCAAAACCACTACATACACACCTTAACAGATAAATCATAAAACCTGTACTTTAAGAGATATAATTTAATAATCAGTAATCGCCATAAATATAACCAGTAGGACGGCATAAGCTGTCCTGCTTTTTTTATTCCCCATCCTGTTGCATACCATGCCAT
This genomic interval carries:
- a CDS encoding endo-beta-N-acetylglucosaminidase H, with the translated sequence MTTTKSLTCKNVALALAFFLTVSISGCKKKDITQDETLTGPAKKESTASPSAIGVTGPKGVCYVEVNNADIRNVGKYKLSTGQQLFDIAIIFAANINYNTSTQKAELFFNTNVSNVLNNKTTYIKPLQDKGIKVLLSILGNHQGAGFCNFTSQASAQAFAQQLANAVNTYGLDGIDFDDEYAEYGNNGTGQPNSSSFVYLITALRSLLPNKIISFYFYGPAASRLSYNGVTVGSKVNYSWNAIYGSYSVPNIPGLAKANLGPAAIDIQATSSSTAASLATQTVNNGYGIYLYYNLPNSDVHTYLSSISSNLYGGKTTTYTP